One Clostridium sp. CM027 genomic window carries:
- a CDS encoding NAD(P)-dependent oxidoreductase encodes MRGHNKQDFSGLNYTMISLLSDKINILIVGGGEAALIKCKTFSKEGCNITVVSKEFCLEFYTLQNIYNLKLIKGEYDERYVDQNHIVIIATDNIETNDGIKEYCDRKSKLYVHCGDYKQGLFVTPVQRSTPNMKFALHTKNGSPKTTLFMSKVIEDKICEYEGFINYTCSMRNMVKKSEVKKEIMNFVCSEDFYFFYNKGVQNTILEMFYGAEFGIVEN; translated from the coding sequence ATGCGTGGACATAATAAGCAGGATTTTTCAGGTTTAAATTATACCATGATTTCACTGCTATCAGATAAGATTAATATACTTATAGTTGGTGGGGGAGAGGCAGCTCTTATAAAATGTAAAACTTTCTCAAAAGAAGGTTGTAATATTACTGTAGTATCAAAAGAGTTTTGCCTAGAATTTTACACACTACAAAATATTTATAACCTAAAATTAATAAAGGGTGAATACGATGAAAGATATGTGGATCAGAATCATATTGTAATTATTGCTACAGATAATATAGAGACAAATGATGGTATAAAAGAATACTGCGATAGAAAAAGTAAACTATATGTACACTGCGGGGATTATAAACAAGGGTTATTTGTAACACCAGTTCAAAGAAGTACACCCAATATGAAATTTGCATTACATACTAAAAACGGTAGCCCTAAAACAACACTTTTCATGTCGAAAGTCATAGAAGATAAAATTTGTGAGTATGAAGGTTTTATAAATTATACATGTAGCATGAGAAATATGGTAAAGAAGAGTGAAGTCAAAAAGGAAATTATGAATTTTGTATGTAGTGAAGATTTCTACTTTTTCTATAATAAGGGAGTGCAAAATACTATTTTAGAAATGTTTTATGGAGCTGAATTTGGGATAGTTGAGAATTGA
- the hemC gene encoding hydroxymethylbilane synthase has translation MKINIGTRRSELAQVQANTVMAMIKEKFNIDSGKVLIETKGDRILNVTLDKIGGKGLFVKEIEVAMLEQKVDIAVHSMKDVPYEIPEEFEIVAIPVREDVRDAFVAFNNISFYDLPKGARIGTSSIRRGTQIKILRPDVEIVPIRGNVQTRIAKIEKENLDGIILAAAGLKRLGMEKIITNYFEPTEVVPAIAQGALGIEMVKSHPQVSMIRKLDCYDARICVDAERSFMATLNGDCHGCIGAYAYFEGETMHMLGVFEVDGKIVKKQLSGDKNDYIKLGADLAKKILEDN, from the coding sequence TTGAAAATTAATATAGGAACTAGGAGAAGTGAACTTGCACAAGTACAAGCTAATACAGTTATGGCTATGATTAAAGAAAAATTTAATATTGACTCTGGAAAGGTACTTATTGAGACTAAGGGAGATAGAATTTTAAATGTAACTTTAGATAAAATAGGAGGTAAGGGTCTTTTTGTAAAGGAAATAGAGGTTGCAATGCTGGAGCAAAAAGTTGATATAGCAGTACATAGTATGAAGGATGTACCCTACGAAATACCAGAGGAGTTTGAAATAGTGGCTATTCCAGTTAGAGAAGATGTTAGGGATGCATTTGTTGCCTTTAACAACATTAGTTTTTATGACTTGCCTAAGGGCGCAAGAATAGGAACTAGTAGTATTAGACGTGGCACTCAAATTAAGATACTAAGACCAGATGTGGAGATTGTACCTATAAGAGGTAATGTACAGACTAGAATAGCAAAAATAGAAAAGGAAAACCTAGATGGCATAATCCTAGCGGCTGCGGGACTAAAAAGACTAGGTATGGAAAAGATAATTACTAACTATTTTGAACCAACGGAAGTTGTACCAGCAATAGCCCAAGGTGCATTAGGTATTGAAATGGTTAAAAGCCATCCACAAGTATCTATGATTAGAAAATTAGATTGCTACGATGCTAGAATTTGCGTAGACGCAGAAAGAAGCTTTATGGCGACACTTAATGGGGATTGCCATGGTTGTATAGGAGCATATGCTTATTTTGAAGGAGAAACTATGCACATGCTTGGCGTGTTTGAAGTTGATGGGAAAATAGTGAAAAAACAACTTTCAGGAGATAAAAATGATTATATAAAGCTAGGTGCTGATCTAGCTAAAAAAATATTAGAAGATAATTAA
- the cobA gene encoding uroporphyrinogen-III C-methyltransferase: MGKVYLMGVGPGDEELITLKAIRMLEKCTAVMYDRLASTSILKYLKAECEIYYCGKEPGCHYKTQEEINDMLVMLAKKGHVVGRIKGGDPFVFGRGGEEALALLEENIEFEVIPGITSPIAVLNYAGIPITHRGIAQSFHIFTAMTAEKLNIDWNAVARLGGTLVFMMGFKNLEKIAGNLISNGKSKDTLCAVIMRGTTSKQKKVVGTLEDILCKVQKSEISSPCIIVVGEVIKFNDEFNWYEKKPLFGKNICITRSKEQSKELREKLIDLGAEVLEINSIEFKNTSYNLDDYKTKLAGYDFLTLTSVNGVNIFFDYLKDIEFDIRKLKAKIAAIGPATASALKNRGIMPEIVADHFVAESLFEKMNTYVKAKDKILVPRSKDARPYLVEELRSIGCSVDEVFTYETVCGKLRYENEIKDVDLIVFTSPSTVKNMITMVGIEVIKSKAALAIGPITAKELSDNGIESIICDEYSAEGVISKLVKM; this comes from the coding sequence ATGGGAAAGGTTTATTTAATGGGAGTCGGTCCAGGAGATGAGGAACTAATAACCCTAAAAGCAATAAGAATGCTAGAAAAATGTACTGCAGTTATGTATGATAGGTTAGCAAGTACTAGTATACTTAAATATTTAAAAGCGGAATGTGAAATATACTATTGTGGAAAAGAGCCGGGCTGTCATTATAAAACTCAGGAAGAGATAAATGATATGCTAGTAATGCTCGCTAAAAAAGGACATGTAGTTGGAAGAATTAAGGGCGGAGATCCATTTGTATTTGGACGTGGCGGAGAGGAAGCTTTAGCACTTCTTGAAGAGAACATTGAATTTGAAGTTATACCAGGAATAACTTCACCAATAGCAGTGCTCAATTATGCTGGGATACCTATCACTCATAGAGGGATAGCTCAAAGTTTCCATATATTCACTGCGATGACCGCAGAAAAACTTAATATTGATTGGAATGCGGTAGCAAGGCTTGGCGGAACTTTGGTTTTTATGATGGGTTTTAAAAATCTAGAAAAGATTGCAGGAAATCTTATATCCAATGGAAAAAGTAAAGATACTCTTTGCGCGGTAATAATGAGAGGAACTACATCAAAGCAGAAGAAGGTAGTGGGAACGCTAGAAGATATTTTATGCAAGGTGCAAAAATCAGAAATATCATCTCCTTGCATTATCGTAGTGGGGGAAGTAATTAAATTTAATGATGAATTCAATTGGTACGAGAAGAAACCTTTATTCGGGAAGAACATCTGTATAACTCGTTCAAAAGAGCAATCAAAGGAATTAAGAGAAAAATTAATAGATTTAGGTGCAGAAGTACTTGAGATAAATTCCATTGAATTTAAAAACACTTCATATAATTTAGATGATTATAAAACAAAGCTTGCGGGCTATGATTTTTTAACTTTAACCAGTGTAAATGGAGTGAATATCTTTTTCGATTACTTAAAGGATATTGAATTTGATATTAGGAAGCTCAAAGCTAAAATTGCAGCCATAGGGCCAGCCACTGCAAGCGCTCTTAAAAATAGAGGGATTATGCCAGAAATAGTTGCAGATCATTTTGTTGCTGAAAGTTTGTTTGAGAAAATGAATACATACGTAAAGGCGAAAGATAAAATATTAGTTCCTCGATCTAAAGATGCAAGACCTTATTTGGTAGAAGAATTAAGAAGTATTGGCTGCAGCGTGGATGAAGTTTTCACATATGAAACGGTTTGTGGTAAATTAAGATATGAAAATGAAATAAAAGATGTAGATTTGATAGTATTTACTTCGCCGTCGACTGTTAAAAATATGATTACAATGGTAGGTATTGAAGTTATAAAATCGAAAGCGGCACTGGCTATAGGACCTATAACTGCAAAGGAACTTTCAGATAATGGTATAGAATCTATTATATGTGATGAATATAGTGCAGAAGGGGTTATAAGCAAGCTTGTAAAAATGTAA
- the hemB gene encoding porphobilinogen synthase — protein MFKRNRRLRETSNIRDLVRETILTPSDFIFPIFVVEGENIKEEISSMPGNYHFSLDRLHEIIEEVEEVGVRGVILFGLPDHKDEVGCGAFDKNGIVQRAVKKVREISKKLVIITDVCMCQYTSHGHCGILENEKVDNDKSLKYMAEIALSHAAAGADMIAPSDMMDGHVAAIREILDGNGFKDVSIMAYSAKYSSAFYGPFREAANSTPQSGDRKTYQMDPANIREAMREIECDIEEGADIVMVKPALSYLDVIRWARDRHDVPIAAYSVSGEFAMVKSAAKMGLIDEKAVAMEMHMSMKRAGADMIITYYALDLCRWIKG, from the coding sequence GTGTTCAAAAGGAATAGAAGATTAAGAGAAACAAGTAATATAAGAGATTTAGTAAGAGAAACGATATTAACACCATCAGATTTTATATTTCCTATTTTTGTAGTAGAAGGTGAAAATATTAAAGAAGAAATATCTTCAATGCCAGGGAATTATCATTTTTCATTAGATAGACTTCATGAAATTATTGAAGAAGTTGAAGAAGTGGGCGTACGTGGAGTAATTTTATTCGGATTACCAGATCATAAAGATGAAGTAGGTTGTGGGGCCTTTGATAAAAATGGTATTGTTCAAAGAGCAGTTAAAAAGGTACGAGAGATATCAAAAAAATTAGTTATAATAACGGATGTATGTATGTGTCAATATACTAGTCATGGACACTGTGGAATATTAGAAAACGAGAAAGTAGATAACGATAAGAGTTTAAAATATATGGCAGAAATAGCATTATCTCATGCTGCAGCTGGAGCGGACATGATAGCACCATCTGACATGATGGATGGTCATGTAGCTGCAATAAGAGAAATTTTAGACGGAAATGGATTTAAAGATGTATCAATAATGGCTTATAGTGCAAAATACTCGTCAGCGTTTTATGGCCCTTTTAGAGAAGCGGCTAACTCAACGCCACAGTCTGGGGATAGAAAAACTTATCAAATGGATCCAGCAAATATCAGAGAAGCTATGAGAGAAATAGAATGCGATATTGAAGAGGGCGCAGATATTGTAATGGTAAAACCAGCATTATCATATTTAGATGTAATAAGATGGGCTCGTGATAGACATGATGTGCCAATAGCAGCTTATAGTGTTAGTGGAGAATTTGCTATGGTAAAATCAGCTGCAAAAATGGGATTAATTGATGAAAAAGCTGTAGCTATGGAAATGCATATGTCTATGAAAAGAGCAGGAGCGGATATGATAATCACTTATTATGCACTTGATTTATGTAGATGGATTAAGGGATAA
- the hemL gene encoding glutamate-1-semialdehyde 2,1-aminomutase: protein MRNLDIFNESKQYMPGGVNSPVRAFKDVSVTPPIIKKGKGAYIYDEDGNKYIDFVCAWGPMILGHSDDDVVKAIQNTCTSAIAFGAPTELELKLARHICSTVDSVDMIRMVNSGTEATMSAVKLARGYTRKNKIIKFAGCYHGHFEGFLVEAGSGVMTAGIPGSAGVPEESIIHTLIANYNDISSVKALFDKYSDDIACIIIEPVAGNMGVIPAEKEFLLELRNLCDEYKSLLIFDEVMSGFRVAYKGAQSIYGIVPDLVTYAKIMGGGLPCGAYGGKKEIMELLSPMGPVYQAGTMSGNPVVMAAGYETLTKLYNNPSQYAHMEKLSEKLQEGLLEIAKEKGIPMVVNRCGSMLTAFFTKKSEVKTFEDAKTCDPSLFAKYFEHMIKSGINIAPSQFEAIFLCVKHTDNDIEKFLESFRSFKI from the coding sequence ATGAGAAATTTAGATATATTTAATGAATCAAAGCAATATATGCCTGGTGGAGTTAATAGTCCAGTTAGAGCGTTTAAAGATGTAAGTGTAACTCCCCCAATTATTAAAAAAGGTAAGGGGGCATATATTTATGATGAAGATGGAAATAAATATATAGATTTTGTATGCGCTTGGGGACCTATGATACTTGGGCATAGTGATGATGATGTAGTAAAAGCTATACAAAATACTTGCACCAGTGCTATTGCATTTGGTGCACCTACAGAATTAGAACTAAAACTCGCAAGGCACATTTGTAGCACTGTAGATAGTGTAGACATGATTAGAATGGTTAACTCAGGTACAGAAGCCACAATGAGTGCAGTTAAGCTTGCAAGGGGATATACAAGAAAGAATAAAATAATAAAATTTGCAGGTTGCTACCATGGACATTTTGAAGGCTTTCTAGTTGAAGCCGGTTCAGGAGTAATGACCGCGGGAATACCAGGTTCAGCAGGTGTTCCTGAGGAAAGTATTATACATACATTAATTGCAAATTACAATGACATTAGCAGCGTTAAAGCATTGTTTGATAAATATAGTGATGATATTGCCTGTATAATAATTGAGCCAGTAGCAGGAAATATGGGAGTTATACCAGCTGAAAAAGAATTTTTATTAGAGCTTAGAAATTTATGTGATGAATACAAGAGTCTACTTATTTTTGATGAAGTAATGAGTGGGTTTAGAGTAGCGTATAAAGGAGCACAAAGTATTTATGGAATAGTTCCTGATTTAGTAACTTATGCAAAAATCATGGGAGGGGGACTTCCTTGTGGTGCATATGGTGGGAAAAAAGAAATAATGGAGTTATTATCTCCTATGGGACCAGTTTATCAAGCGGGAACTATGTCTGGGAATCCAGTGGTAATGGCAGCAGGATATGAAACATTAACTAAGCTTTATAATAATCCTAGTCAATACGCGCACATGGAGAAGCTTTCAGAAAAACTTCAAGAGGGACTACTAGAAATTGCAAAAGAAAAAGGTATACCTATGGTAGTTAATAGATGTGGTTCAATGCTCACAGCATTCTTTACAAAGAAGAGTGAAGTTAAAACTTTTGAAGATGCTAAAACTTGTGATCCATCGCTATTTGCAAAATACTTTGAACATATGATAAAAAGTGGAATAAATATTGCACCTTCTCAATTTGAGGCAATATTCTTATGCGTTAAGCATACTGATAATGATATTGAAAAATTCTTAGAATCATTTAGGAGTTTTAAAATATAA
- the cbiT gene encoding precorrin-6Y C5,15-methyltransferase (decarboxylating) subunit CbiT: MRFIKDNEFIRGNCPMTKEEVRILSVVKLELEEDYRVIDIGAGTGSVSIQIAQICSSGEVIAIEKDLDALEVIKQNKEKFKTSNLEILSSEAMEIQTNITGEFDAIFVGGSGGNIADIIDKYGSKLKKNRNIVLNFITINNVYKAMEALKTLNYEVECVQIQVSKTKGKSYMLMANNPIFIVSGKKI; the protein is encoded by the coding sequence ATGAGATTTATTAAAGATAATGAATTTATAAGGGGCAATTGCCCAATGACTAAGGAAGAAGTAAGAATATTAAGTGTAGTAAAGCTTGAGCTTGAAGAGGACTATAGGGTAATAGACATCGGTGCGGGAACAGGATCAGTAAGTATTCAGATTGCTCAGATATGCAGTAGTGGTGAAGTAATCGCTATAGAAAAAGATCTTGATGCATTAGAGGTTATAAAACAAAATAAAGAAAAATTTAAAACGAGTAACCTGGAAATACTAAGTTCAGAAGCCATGGAGATACAGACTAATATAACAGGAGAATTTGATGCTATATTTGTAGGTGGAAGTGGTGGAAATATAGCTGATATTATCGATAAGTATGGAAGTAAGCTTAAGAAAAACAGAAATATAGTTTTAAATTTTATAACAATAAATAATGTGTACAAGGCTATGGAAGCTTTAAAAACATTAAATTATGAAGTAGAATGTGTACAAATTCAAGTAAGTAAGACAAAAGGAAAGAGCTATATGTTAATGGCAAATAATCCTATATTTATTGTTAGTGGAAAAAAAATATAA
- a CDS encoding HTH domain-containing protein, protein MENEIQIITDIDKEIGEILDTLTKDYGMSTECLSHLLGVKSDGHKIEVPTGFAERSSFGNLIAMLDIIPKEEPDFKFKAFLRVLIEVHKISADTIAKFAKIPTQYVLDFMIDSSTVPIEIKYKLASVIMTLRLIFKTVEPKI, encoded by the coding sequence ATGGAAAATGAAATTCAGATAATTACAGATATAGATAAAGAGATAGGAGAAATATTAGATACATTGACGAAGGATTATGGAATGAGCACAGAATGTCTATCACATTTGTTGGGCGTAAAAAGTGATGGACACAAGATTGAAGTACCAACAGGGTTTGCAGAGCGTTCTTCTTTTGGAAATTTAATAGCAATGTTAGACATTATTCCAAAGGAGGAACCAGATTTTAAGTTTAAAGCATTTTTAAGAGTTCTAATTGAAGTACATAAGATTAGTGCTGATACTATTGCCAAATTTGCAAAAATCCCAACACAGTATGTTTTAGATTTCATGATTGATAGTAGCACAGTGCCAATTGAGATAAAATATAAGCTTGCATCGGTAATAATGACATTAAGACTTATATTTAAAACTGTTGAGCCTAAAATATAA
- a CDS encoding GntR family transcriptional regulator: MKIIISNSSDEPIYEQITTQIKNHIFNGQLNESDALPSIRNLAIELRISVSTTKRAYEKLEMEGFINTVPGKGSYVAGQNKELLRERKLKIIEGKLTEAIEESKFIDLSLDDLKELLDILSENIK; encoded by the coding sequence ATGAAAATAATAATCTCAAACTCATCTGATGAGCCGATATATGAACAGATTACAACACAGATAAAAAATCATATTTTTAACGGACAATTAAATGAAAGTGATGCACTTCCATCTATTAGAAATTTAGCTATTGAGCTTCGAATCAGTGTCAGTACAACTAAAAGGGCTTATGAAAAGCTTGAAATGGAAGGTTTTATAAACACTGTACCGGGTAAAGGATCCTATGTGGCAGGGCAAAACAAAGAGTTATTGAGGGAAAGAAAGCTGAAAATTATTGAAGGAAAATTAACAGAGGCTATTGAAGAAAGCAAATTTATTGATTTGTCTTTAGACGATTTGAAAGAATTACTTGATATTTTATCTGAAAATATTAAATAG
- a CDS encoding ABC transporter ATP-binding protein, whose amino-acid sequence MGINTDNILEVKNLTKNYKDFTLKDVNFELKKGYIMGFIGPNGSGKSTTINLIMNLIKKDSGDVKIFGLDNIKSEKDIKQRIGFVYDETYCYENLKLIEMKNIISRFYKNWDDNAFSKYLLDFNLPKNKKIKELSKGMKIKYSLAIALSHKAELILMDEPTSGLDPVFRSELLQILRFIIQDENKSIFFSTHITTDLEKVADSITFINKGKIVFSDSKDDILEKYKIVKGDRSLITDNTKREFIGMNESSFGFEALTDNAERIKKVIGKDILIERATLEDIMVYTVKGGRNG is encoded by the coding sequence GTGGGGATTAATACGGATAATATTTTAGAGGTTAAAAATTTAACCAAAAACTATAAAGATTTTACTTTAAAGGATGTAAATTTTGAATTGAAAAAAGGTTATATTATGGGATTTATAGGGCCAAATGGGTCAGGCAAAAGTACTACAATAAATCTTATAATGAATTTGATTAAAAAAGATTCAGGAGATGTGAAAATTTTTGGTCTTGATAACATAAAAAGTGAAAAGGATATTAAACAGAGAATAGGTTTTGTATACGATGAAACATACTGTTATGAAAATTTAAAATTAATTGAAATGAAAAATATAATATCTCGGTTCTATAAAAATTGGGATGATAATGCATTTAGTAAATATCTTTTAGATTTTAACTTACCTAAAAATAAAAAGATAAAAGAGTTGTCAAAAGGTATGAAAATAAAATATTCTCTTGCTATTGCACTTTCACATAAAGCTGAACTTATTTTAATGGATGAACCAACTTCAGGGTTAGATCCTGTATTTAGAAGTGAATTATTACAAATTCTTCGTTTTATCATTCAAGATGAAAATAAAAGTATATTTTTTTCAACACATATAACTACAGATTTAGAGAAGGTGGCTGATTCAATTACATTTATTAATAAGGGCAAGATAGTTTTTTCAGATTCTAAAGATGATATATTAGAAAAATACAAAATAGTGAAAGGCGATCGATCACTTATAACTGATAATACAAAGCGAGAATTTATTGGAATGAATGAAAGTTCTTTTGGATTTGAAGCTTTAACTGACAACGCTGAAAGAATAAAAAAGGTTATTGGTAAAGACATTTTAATTGAAAGAGCAACTTTAGAGGATATTATGGTTTATACGGTTAAGGGGGGGAGGAATGGTTAA
- a CDS encoding ABC-2 transporter permease yields the protein MVNLVLKDILMQKKSTKDLMIAILLNFTIICILQFLGAASVYILTPSIFANSLITSSCGFGERNDVDRMINSLPVSRKEIVISKYLSSFVFLIIGIAITILFASIIKFSGLSHINRFMNLTDIIIVSIFTVVYSSVYLPIYLWLGYLKSQLINKVLNYFIFICLTITVVIVTLIDNATAKDSLMNFVILPNFELYMVISFLCSSIILISISIFTSLKIYINKDL from the coding sequence ATGGTTAACTTAGTTCTAAAGGATATTCTTATGCAGAAAAAAAGTACTAAGGATTTAATGATAGCAATCTTATTAAATTTTACTATCATTTGTATTCTACAATTTCTAGGAGCTGCATCAGTTTATATTTTAACACCATCTATATTTGCAAATTCATTAATTACAAGCAGTTGCGGATTTGGTGAAAGAAACGATGTTGATAGAATGATTAACAGTCTGCCAGTAAGCCGAAAAGAAATAGTTATTAGCAAATATTTATCTAGTTTTGTTTTCCTTATTATTGGAATTGCTATTACCATACTATTTGCTTCTATAATCAAATTTTCTGGACTTAGTCATATTAATAGATTTATGAATTTAACTGATATAATAATAGTTTCAATTTTTACTGTTGTTTACAGTTCCGTATATTTACCCATTTATCTATGGCTTGGATACTTAAAATCACAATTGATTAACAAGGTTTTGAATTATTTTATATTCATTTGTTTAACTATTACAGTTGTGATAGTTACTCTCATTGACAATGCTACTGCAAAAGATTCTTTAATGAATTTTGTGATTTTGCCTAATTTTGAATTATATATGGTTATATCATTTCTATGTAGCTCAATTATATTAATTTCTATATCGATTTTTACTTCACTCAAGATTTATATTAATAAGGATTTATAG
- a CDS encoding ABC-2 transporter permease — translation MFNLALKDISITKGTFPVVLILCFTNNLFFINAPAFIYVIVPPLIAYEYFKNSCENDYKFKSNIMFNSLPVNRREVVFSKYIGSVIFLIFAMICTIIFTFLFRRIGVSGLGVGTFIHVSKLMHLDDFSKLMNFKSIIMYSILSTILLISIYFPIYFKLEYLKVRNIFALVSILICIIPILFLYIMGSENFYNIIKYFSGIPGIIANVALVCILLIILYTSVNISIKYYENKDLIL, via the coding sequence ATGTTTAATTTAGCTTTAAAGGACATTAGCATTACCAAAGGAACTTTTCCAGTAGTTTTAATACTATGTTTTACAAATAATTTATTTTTCATAAATGCTCCAGCTTTTATTTATGTGATAGTTCCGCCACTTATTGCTTATGAGTATTTTAAGAACTCCTGTGAAAATGATTATAAGTTTAAGTCTAATATTATGTTTAACAGTTTACCAGTAAATAGAAGAGAGGTAGTATTTTCAAAATATATAGGATCCGTAATATTTTTAATTTTTGCTATGATTTGTACTATAATCTTCACATTTCTATTTAGGCGTATAGGGGTTTCTGGTTTAGGCGTTGGTACATTTATTCATGTAAGTAAGTTAATGCATCTTGATGATTTTAGTAAACTAATGAATTTCAAAAGTATAATTATGTATTCGATTTTAAGTACTATATTGTTAATATCTATTTATTTCCCAATTTATTTTAAATTAGAATATTTAAAGGTACGAAATATTTTTGCTCTTGTAAGTATTCTTATCTGTATTATTCCAATCTTATTTTTGTACATTATGGGGAGTGAAAATTTTTATAATATTATTAAATATTTTAGTGGTATACCAGGTATAATAGCTAATGTTGCTCTCGTATGCATATTACTTATAATATTGTACACATCGGTGAATATATCAATTAAGTATTATGAGAACAAAGATTTAATTCTTTGA
- a CDS encoding DJ-1/PfpI family protein — protein sequence MKKVLLLLANGFETFEASVFIDVIGWNYIDGDKSTQLFTCGRTKEVNSTFNQRIVVDYTFDEVNIDDYDALAIPGGFIEYDFYSDAYNEQFLEILRGFDKKGKTIASICVAALPLGKSGVLKGRKGTTYNKRDGIRQKQLKDFGVEVINQPIVIDQNIITSWNPSTAMEVAFILLEKLTNKENKDKVKELMGY from the coding sequence ATGAAAAAAGTGTTATTATTATTGGCAAATGGATTTGAAACATTTGAAGCAAGTGTTTTTATTGATGTAATTGGATGGAATTACATTGATGGTGATAAATCCACACAATTATTTACATGTGGAAGGACCAAGGAAGTAAACAGTACATTTAATCAAAGGATTGTAGTAGACTACACTTTTGATGAGGTAAATATTGATGATTATGACGCATTAGCAATTCCAGGAGGATTTATAGAATATGATTTCTATAGTGATGCTTATAACGAACAGTTTTTAGAAATTCTAAGGGGATTTGATAAAAAAGGTAAAACTATAGCCTCAATATGTGTTGCTGCATTACCCCTAGGAAAAAGTGGAGTTTTAAAAGGAAGAAAAGGAACTACCTACAATAAAAGAGATGGAATAAGGCAAAAACAGTTGAAAGATTTTGGTGTTGAAGTTATCAATCAACCAATAGTAATTGACCAGAATATAATTACATCTTGGAATCCATCGACTGCAATGGAAGTGGCTTTCATATTGTTAGAGAAATTGACAAATAAAGAAAATAAGGACAAGGTTAAAGAATTGATGGGATATTAA
- a CDS encoding carboxylesterase, translating into MIKQNLKIGNIPAILWGDKSDKLFVVVHGNMSNKADDAIVVFAEEATVIGYQVLSFDLPEHGDRKDETYACKVQNCVQDLNTIMHYAQSLSNNISIFACSMGAYFSLLGYRHEPLKQCLFLSPVVNMELIINNMMTWFSISEDRLKTEKEVSTPIGQTLYWDYYCYVKEHPIVAWNNPTSILYGSEDNLCESDVVSAFAKHFDCDLQVMEHGEHYFHTEEQLEFFRQWLKKHIYVKNIKGALTR; encoded by the coding sequence ATGATAAAACAAAATTTGAAAATAGGAAATATCCCTGCAATTTTGTGGGGCGATAAATCAGATAAGTTATTCGTAGTGGTGCATGGTAATATGTCAAATAAGGCAGACGATGCGATTGTTGTATTTGCAGAAGAGGCAACAGTAATAGGTTATCAAGTGCTTAGTTTCGATTTGCCTGAACATGGTGACCGTAAAGATGAAACCTATGCTTGCAAAGTCCAAAACTGTGTTCAAGATCTTAATACCATTATGCATTATGCACAATCATTATCAAATAATATAAGTATATTTGCTTGTAGTATGGGAGCATATTTTAGCCTGTTAGGATATAGACATGAGCCGTTGAAACAATGTTTGTTTCTCTCTCCTGTGGTAAATATGGAACTTATCATAAATAATATGATGACATGGTTTAGCATAAGTGAGGATAGACTAAAGACAGAAAAAGAAGTTTCGACACCAATTGGACAAACACTCTATTGGGATTACTACTGCTATGTGAAAGAACATCCTATTGTTGCTTGGAATAATCCAACTTCAATTCTTTATGGTTCAGAAGATAACTTATGTGAGTCTGATGTGGTATCTGCATTTGCAAAACACTTCGACTGTGATTTGCAAGTAATGGAGCATGGAGAACACTATTTCCACACCGAAGAACAACTGGAATTTTTCAGACAGTGGCTGAAAAAACATATTTACGTCAAAAACATAAAAGGCGCACTAACAAGGTGA